A portion of the Thermosediminibacter oceani DSM 16646 genome contains these proteins:
- a CDS encoding AAA family ATPase, translating to MFVEVVIGIALAVTVFLLINGVNALPFAVIGLLAYVLQNYMDKSGIIKNPSRVATGGKSVTFEDIGGQETAKNELLEALDFIKNYDEVKQMGIRPLRGILLTGAPGTGKTLLAKAASSYIDSAFISASGSEFIEMYAGVGAQRVRQLFKTARDLARKNSKKHCVIFIDEIEVIAGVRGKNTSHMEYDQTLNQLLVEMDGLSAKDDDVNILVIGATNRPDILDPAIMRPGRFDRIVKVDLPDKEGRYQILKLHTKDKPLADDVNLEQIARETFGFSGAHLENLCNEAAILAMRSRQKVISQCHFMEAIDKVIMGEKMNRKPTKEEMRRIAVHECGHALISEYFRPNSVSTVTVTSRGGALGYMRQKQEDDMYLYTKNHLEAQIAIALAGAAAEEIVLGDGSTGASGDIDQAVNLAKEIVFSGMSDMGVVDRDSVPLKELHKEISKIINTQKEKVKEIIEKHKGELNTIIDYLMENEKIDGETFRSFLKDLKNFKAA from the coding sequence ATGTTTGTGGAAGTTGTGATAGGAATAGCTCTGGCGGTAACGGTTTTTTTGCTTATAAACGGTGTAAACGCACTGCCTTTTGCAGTTATAGGTTTACTCGCTTATGTGCTTCAAAATTATATGGACAAGTCCGGTATTATAAAAAATCCCTCCAGAGTGGCCACAGGCGGTAAATCCGTGACTTTTGAAGACATAGGAGGACAGGAAACCGCTAAAAACGAATTACTGGAAGCTCTGGACTTTATAAAAAACTACGATGAAGTCAAGCAAATGGGTATAAGGCCGTTGAGGGGTATTCTTCTCACCGGTGCTCCCGGTACAGGAAAAACATTATTGGCAAAGGCAGCATCCAGTTATATCGACTCAGCCTTTATTTCAGCTTCCGGCAGCGAATTTATAGAGATGTACGCGGGGGTCGGCGCTCAGAGGGTAAGGCAGCTATTTAAAACCGCAAGGGACCTGGCGAGAAAAAACTCGAAAAAACACTGCGTGATTTTCATTGACGAGATCGAAGTAATCGCCGGTGTTAGGGGCAAAAACACCAGCCATATGGAGTACGACCAGACCCTGAATCAGCTGCTAGTGGAAATGGACGGATTATCGGCTAAGGACGACGATGTGAATATTCTGGTGATCGGCGCCACCAACAGGCCCGATATACTGGATCCAGCCATTATGAGACCTGGGAGATTCGACAGGATAGTCAAGGTGGACCTTCCTGATAAGGAAGGCAGATACCAGATTTTAAAGCTGCATACCAAAGATAAACCTCTGGCCGATGACGTAAATCTGGAACAGATAGCAAGAGAAACTTTCGGCTTTTCGGGAGCTCACCTGGAAAACCTATGCAATGAGGCAGCTATTCTGGCTATGAGATCGCGACAGAAGGTTATAAGTCAATGCCATTTTATGGAAGCTATAGACAAAGTTATAATGGGTGAAAAAATGAACAGAAAGCCCACAAAAGAAGAGATGAGACGTATTGCAGTTCATGAATGCGGCCACGCCCTTATCAGTGAGTATTTTAGACCTAATTCCGTATCTACCGTAACGGTTACGTCCAGGGGAGGAGCTTTGGGTTACATGCGGCAAAAACAGGAAGATGATATGTACCTTTATACCAAAAATCACCTCGAGGCACAGATTGCCATCGCACTGGCCGGAGCCGCAGCCGAAGAAATCGTGCTCGGCGACGGCAGTACAGGGGCCTCCGGGGATATAGATCAAGCCGTAAACCTTGCAAAGGAAATTGTATTCTCCGGAATGTCCGATATGGGTGTCGTGGATAGAGATTCTGTTCCATTGAAAGAACTTCATAAAGAAATTTCTAAAATAATCAACACCCAGAAAGAGAAAGTGAAGGAAATCATTGAAAAACACAAAGGCGAGCTGAACACCATCATCGATTACCTTATGGAAAACGAAAAGATCGACGGAGAAACCTTCAGAAGCTTTTTAAAGGATCTAAAAAATTTTAAGGCGGCGTAA
- the rimO gene encoding 30S ribosomal protein S12 methylthiotransferase RimO, translating into MKEKIGLVSLGCDKNLVDSEYLLGALLENGYVITSDASEADIIIINTCCFINSAKQESIDTILEMAQYKTSGNCKMLIATGCLAQRYGDAILKEIPELDAVIGTGDFHKLPGLIEKLNNSRLKIITENRSFINYDIKKRVRTSNYFSYVKIAEGCSNCCSYCAIPQIRGPYKSRPIESIKEEVELLVSQGVKEINLVAQDTTSYGMDISGKPSLPDLLRALVDIKGEFWIRILYAYPTHIDDELLELISSSTKIAKYLDIPLQHINDRILRLMNRPINSEQIKKLIEKIRIIVPDITIRTTFIVGFPTESDSDFQELIDFVKIYRFDRVGAFKYSREEGTYAATLKPQVPERVKQERYDQLMTVQQVISKMNNEKMLGSTITVLAESYDPARKMFIGRSQKDAPGVDGTVMFQGEVRQLGRFYRVKITEAFEYDLMGEVVE; encoded by the coding sequence GTGAAAGAAAAAATAGGTCTTGTATCGCTCGGATGCGATAAAAACCTCGTGGATTCTGAATACCTGCTGGGAGCATTATTGGAAAACGGCTATGTCATTACGAGCGATGCCAGTGAAGCGGATATTATCATAATAAATACCTGCTGTTTTATAAACTCGGCAAAGCAAGAGTCCATAGACACCATCCTTGAAATGGCCCAGTATAAAACAAGTGGTAACTGTAAAATGCTGATCGCCACCGGTTGTCTGGCCCAACGGTACGGAGATGCCATTTTAAAAGAAATACCCGAATTGGATGCTGTTATCGGAACAGGCGATTTTCACAAATTGCCGGGATTAATTGAGAAGTTAAATAATTCGAGGTTAAAAATTATTACCGAAAACAGGAGCTTTATAAATTACGATATTAAAAAGCGGGTAAGAACATCTAACTATTTTTCCTATGTCAAGATAGCCGAGGGCTGCAGCAACTGCTGTTCTTATTGTGCCATACCGCAGATAAGGGGTCCCTATAAAAGCAGGCCCATAGAATCCATAAAAGAAGAAGTAGAGCTCCTCGTATCACAGGGAGTTAAAGAAATAAACCTTGTAGCCCAGGACACCACGAGTTACGGCATGGATATATCGGGAAAACCTTCGCTTCCGGACCTGCTAAGGGCTCTCGTGGACATCAAAGGCGAATTTTGGATCAGAATACTATACGCTTACCCTACGCATATAGACGATGAGCTTCTTGAACTTATCTCCTCGAGCACCAAAATAGCAAAATATCTGGACATTCCTTTGCAGCACATAAACGACAGGATTTTAAGGCTTATGAATAGACCAATAAATTCCGAACAGATAAAGAAGTTGATCGAAAAGATAAGGATCATTGTACCCGATATAACCATAAGGACCACTTTTATAGTCGGGTTTCCGACCGAGTCGGACTCGGATTTTCAAGAGCTCATCGATTTTGTAAAAATATACCGTTTTGACCGGGTGGGAGCTTTCAAGTATTCCCGAGAAGAAGGTACGTATGCGGCTACGCTGAAGCCCCAGGTGCCCGAAAGAGTTAAGCAAGAGAGGTACGACCAGCTCATGACAGTCCAGCAGGTCATTTCAAAGATGAACAATGAGAAAATGCTCGGGTCGACGATAACCGTGCTGGCCGAAAGTTACGATCCGGCAAGAAAGATGTTCATTGGCCGTTCACAAAAAGATGCCCCGGGTGTCGACGGCACCGTAATGTTCCAGGGAGAGGTACGCCAGCTTGGCCGGTTCTACAGGGTAAAAATTACCGAAGCTTTCGAATACGACCTTATGGGAGAAGTTGTAGAGTAA